A part of Drosophila ananassae strain 14024-0371.13 chromosome 2R, ASM1763931v2, whole genome shotgun sequence genomic DNA contains:
- the LOC6507776 gene encoding serine protease 1, with the protein MKLFLLTFAAALALASAGPFDFRTAQLPRVTIEETPEGRIVNGYPATEGKAPYIVGLWIRTDGSNSAAVGGGSIIANNWVLTAAHCLTTDSVDIHYGSNWGWKGAFSHNVRRDNFISHHDLPAEGGRDIGLIRTPWVDFTDLINKVALPSQSEASDRFVDTWCLACGWGGMDNGDLATWLQCMEVQIISNSECEQAYGTVASTDMCTRRTDGHSVCGGDSGGPLVTLDNPRLVGVITFASVGCHGGPSGYTRVSDYLGWINDNTGVSY; encoded by the exons ATGAAACTGTTCCTGCTTACCTTCGCAGCGGCTCTGGCCCTGGCCTCCGCCGGTCCCTTCGATTTCCGTACCGCCCAGCTCCCCAGGGTCACCATTGAGGAGACTCCCGAGGGCCGCATCGTCAATGGCTACCCGGCAACTGAAGGCAAGGCCCCCTACATCGTTGGTCTGTGGATCCGCACTGATGGCAGCAACTCCGCCGCCGTTGGAGGAGGCTCCATCATTGCCAACAACTGGGTCCTGACCGCCGCTCACTGCCTGACCACCGACTCCGTGGACATCCACTACGGTTCCAACTGGGGCTGGAAGGGTGCCTTCTCCCACAACGTGCGCCGCGACAACTTCATCAGCCACCACGACC TTCCCGCCGAGGGGGGCCGCGACATCGGTCTGATCCGCACCCCCTGGGTGGACTTCACGGACCTGATCAACAAGGTGGCTCTGCCCAGCCAGAGCGAGGCCAGCGACCGCTTCGTGGACACCTGGTGCCTGGCCTGTGGATGGGGCGGCATGGACAACGGCGACCTGGCCACCTGGCTGCAGTGCATGGAGGTCCAGATCATCAGCAACAGCGAGTGCGAGCAGGCCTACGGCACCGTGGCCAGCACTGACATGTGCACCCGCCGCACCGATGGCCACTCCGTGTGCGGAGGCGACTCCGGCGGTCCCTTGGTCACTCTGGACAACCCACGCCTGGTGGGAGTGATCACCTTCGCCTCCGTCGGCTGCCACGGTGGTCCCTCCGGATACACTCGCGTCTCCGATTACTTGGGATGGATCAACGACAACACTGGCGTTTCTTACTAA
- the LOC26514947 gene encoding serine protease 1, giving the protein MKLFLLTFAAALALASAGRFDYRTAQLPRVTIEESPEGRIVNGYPAYEGKAPYIVGLWIRTDGSNSAAVGGGSIIANNWVLTAAHCLTTDSVDIHYGSNWGWKGAFSHNVRRDNFIRHHDHDIGLIRTPWVDFNHLVNKVALPSFNEEHDRFTDTWAVACGWGGMDNGNLAEYLQCMDVQIISNSECARTYGAVSDQDLCTRAADGHSVCGGDSGGPLVTHDNPRLVGVITWAIVGCHGGPSGYTRTTDYLGWIRDHTGISY; this is encoded by the coding sequence ATGAAACTGTTCTTGCTTACCTTCGCAGCGGCTTTGGCCCTGGCCTCCGCCGGTCGCTTTGACTACCGCACCGCCCAACTCCCCAGGGTCACCATTGAGGAGAGTCCCGAGGGCCGCATCGTCAACGGCTACCCGGCATACGAGGGCAAGGCTCCCTACATCGTTGGTCTGTGGATCCGCACTGATGGCAGCAACTCCGCCGCCGTCGGAGGAGGCTCCATCATTGCCAACAACTGGGTCCTGACCGCCGCTCACTGCCTGACCACCGACTCCGTGGACATCCACTACGGTTCCAACTGGGGCTGGAAGGGTGCCTTCTCCCACAACGTGCGCCGCGACAACTTCATCAGGCATCACGACCACGACATCGGTCTGATCCGCACCCCGTGGGTGGACTTCAACCACCTGGTCAACAAGGTCGCCCTTCCCAGCTTCAACGAGGAGCACGACCGCTTCACCGACACCTGGGCCGTCGCCTGCGGATGGGGTGGCATGGACAACGGAAACCTCGCCGAATACCTGCAGTGCATGGACGTCCAGATCATCAGCAACAGCGAGTGCGCCCGGACCTACGGAGCTGTCTCCGACCAGGATCTGTGCACCCGTGCTGCCGATGGCCACTCCGTGTGCGGAGGTGACTCCGGTGGCCCCCTGGTCACACACGACAACCCTCGTCTCGTCGGAGTGATCACCTGGGCTATCGTTGGCTGCCACGGCGGTCCTTCGGGATACACCCGTACCACCGACTACCTTGGATGGATCCGCGACCACACTGGCATCTCCTACTAA
- the LOC6507774 gene encoding serine protease 1: protein MKLFLLTFAAALALASAGPFDFRTAQLPRVTIEESPEGRIVNGYPAYEGKAPYIVGLWIRTDGSNSAAVGGGSIIANNWVLTAAHCLTTDSVDIHYGSNWGWKGAFSHNVRRDNFISHHDHDIGLIRTPWVDFNHLVNKVALPSFNEEHDRFTDTWAVACGWGGMDNGNLAEYLQCMDVQIISNSECARTYGAVSDQDLCTRASDGHSVCGGDSGGPLVTHDNPRLVGVITWAIVGCHGGPSGYTRTTDYLGWIRDHTGISY, encoded by the coding sequence ATGAAACTGTTCTTGCTTACCTTCGCAGCGGCTCTGGCCCTGGCCTCCGCCGGTCCCTTCGATTTCCGCACCGCCCAGCTCCCCAGGGTCACCATCGAGGAGAGTCCCGAGGGCCGCATTGTCAACGGCTACCCGGCATACGAGGGCAAGGCTCCCTACATCGTTGGTCTGTGGATCCGCACTGATGGCAGCAACTCCGCCGCCGTCGGAGGAGGCTCCATCATTGCCAACAACTGGGTCCTGACCGCCGCTCACTGCCTGACCACCGACTCCGTGGACATCCACTACGGTTCCAACTGGGGCTGGAAGGGTGCCTTCTCCCACAACGTGCGCCGCGACAACTTCATCAGCCACCACGACCACGACATCGGTCTGATCCGCACCCCGTGGGTGGACTTCAACCACCTGGTCAACAAGGTCGCCCTTCCCAGCTTCAACGAGGAGCACGACCGCTTCACCGACACCTGGGCCGTCGCCTGCGGATGGGGTGGCATGGACAACGGAAACCTCGCCGAATACCTGCAGTGCATGGACGTCCAGATCATCAGCAACAGCGAGTGCGCCCGGACCTACGGAGCTGTCTCCGACCAGGATCTGTGCACCCGTGCTTCCGATGGCCACTCCGTGTGCGGAGGTGACTCCGGTGGCCCCCTGGTCACACACGACAACCCTCGTCTCGTCGGAGTGATCACCTGGGCTATCGTTGGCTGCCACGGCGGTCCCTCGGGATACACCCGTACCACCGACTACCTTGGATGGATCCGCGACCACACTGGCATCTCCTACTAA
- the LOC26514843 gene encoding serine protease 1, producing MKLFLLTFAAALALASAGRFDYRTAQLPRVTIQETPEGRIVNGYPAPEGKAPYIVGLLIRTDGSNGAAVGAGSIISNDWVLTAAHCLTTDSVDIHYGSNWGWKGSFSHNVRRDNFISHHDHDIGLIRTPWVDFNNLVNKVALPSFNEEHDRFTDTWAVACGWGGMDNGDLAEWLQCIDVQIISNSECDQTYGHVSDQDMCTRMSDGKSACGGDSGGPLVTHDNPRLVGVITFGSVGCHNGPSGYTRTTDYLGWIRDHTGISY from the coding sequence ATGAAACTGTTCTTGCTTACCTTTGCTgcggctctggctctggcctCCGCCGGTCGCTTCGACTACCGCACCGCCCAGCTCCCTAGGGTCACCATCCAGGAGACCCCCGAGGGCCGTATCGTCAACGGCTACCCGGCACCCGAGGGCAAGGCCCCCTACATCGTCGGTCTGCTGATCCGCACTGACGGAAGCAACGGCGCCGCCGTCGGAGCTGGCTCCATCATCTCCAACGACTGGGTCCTGACCGCCGCTCACTGCCTGACTACCGACTCTGTGGACATCCACTACGGTTCCAACTGGGGCTGGAAGGGATCCTTCTCCCACAACGTGCGCCGCGACAACTTCATCAGCCACCACGACCACGACATCGGTCTGATCCGCACCCCGTGGGTGGACTTCAACAACCTGGTCAACAAGGTCGCCCTTCCCAGCTTCAACGAGGAGCACGACCGCTTCACCGACACCTGGGCCGTCGCCTGCGGATGGGGTGGCATGGACAACGGAGACCTTGCCGAATGGCTTCAGTGCATTGATGTCCAGATCATCAGCAACAGCGAGTGCGACCAGACCTACGGACATGTCTCTGACCAGGATATGTGCACCCGCATGAGCGACGGCAAGTCCGCCTGCGGTGGTGACTCCGGTGGCCCCCTCGTCACACACGACAACCCTCGTCTCGTGGGAGTGATCACCTTCGGCTCCGTGGGCTGCCACAACGGTCCTTCGGGCTACACCCGCACCACCGACTACCTGGGATGGATCCGCGATCACACTGGCATCTCCTACTAA
- the LOC26514172 gene encoding serine protease 1 — protein sequence MKLFLLTLSVALAAVSATPALNRTAMLPRVTIHEGPDGRIVNGYPAPEGKAPYIVGLLIRTDGSNGAAVGAGTIISNDWILTAAHCLTTDSVDIHYGSNWGWKGSFSQNVRRDNFISHPNWPAEGGRDIGLIRTPWVDFNNLVNKVALPSFNEEHDRFTDTWAVACGWGGMDNGDLAEWLQCMDVQIISNSECEQAYGTVASTDMCTRMADGKSSCGGDSGGPLVTHDNPRLVGVITFGSVSCHNGPSGYTRVTDYLGWIRDHTGISY from the coding sequence ATGAAACTGTTCTTGCTAACTCTCTCCGTGGCCCTGGCCGCGGTCTCCGCCACTCCGGCCCTGAACCGCACCGCTATGCTCCCGAGGGTTACCATCCACGAGGGACCCGACGGCCGCATCGTCAACGGCTACCCGGCGCCCGAGGGCAAGGCTCCCTACATCGTCGGTCTGCTGATCCGCACAGATGGTAGCAACGGAGCCGCCGTAGGTGCCGGCACCATCATCTCCAACGACTGGATCCTGACCGCCGCTCATTGCCTGACCACCGACTCCGTGGACATCCACTACGGCTCCAACTGGGGGTGGAAGGGATCCTTTTCCCAGAACGTTCGCCGCGACAACTTCATCAGCCACCCCAACTGGCCCGCCGAGGGTGGCCGCGACATCGGTCTGATCCGCACTCCCTGGGTGGACTTCAACAACCTGGTCAACAAGGTCGCCCTTCCCAGCTTCAACGAGGAGCACGACCGTTTCACCGACACCTGGGCCGTCGCCTGTGGATGGGGTGGCATGGACAACGGAGACCTTGCCGAATGGCTCCAGTGCATGGACGTCCAGATCATCAGCAACAGCGAGTGCGAGCAGGCCTACGGCACCGTGGCCAGCACCGACATGTGCACCCGCATGGCCGACGGCAAGTCATCCTGCGGCGGTGACTCCGGCGGTCCCCTTGTCACACACGACAACCCTCGCCTTGTGGGAGTGATCACCTTCGGCTCCGTGAGCTGCCATAACGGTCCCTCCGGCTACACCCGTGTCACTGACTACCTGGGATGGATCCGTGACCACACCGGCATTTCGTACTAG
- the LOC6507773 gene encoding serine protease 1 — protein sequence MKLELLVLFLATATARRHRNRTTLAPDNIIVNGYNAYEGKAPYAVGLRLNNGAVGGGSVIGNTWVLTAAHCLTTESVEINYGSNRGWDGQLKVNVNKDNFFRHPGYPNTAGHDIGLIRTPHVNFNDRINKVVLPKFSQKAERFENWWCVACGWGGMANGQLANWLQCMDVQVISNSECARSYGNVASTDMCTRQTDGKSVCGGDSGGALVTHDNPMQIGVITFASAGCKSGPSGYTRVTDHLDWIREKSGIAYY from the coding sequence ATGAAGCTAGAGCTACTGGTTCTGTTCCTGGCCACCGCCACTGCCCGCCGGCATCGAAATCGAACGACCTTGGCTCCGGACAACATTATCGTCAATGGTTACAATGCCTACGAGGGCAAGGCTCCCTACGCGGTGGGTCTCCGCCTGAACAATGGAGCCGTAGGAGGCGGTTCCGTTATCGGCAACACCTGGGTCCTGACCGCGGCCCACTGCCTGACAACCGAATCCGTGGAGATCAACTACGGCTCCAATCGGGGCTGGGACGGGCAGCTCAAAGTGAATGTGAACAAGGACAACTTCTTCCGGCACCCGGGCTACCCCAACACCGCTGGCCATGATATCGGACTGATCCGCACCCCACACGTGAACTTCAACGACCGGATCAACAAGGTGGTTCTGCCCAAGTTCAGCCAGAAGGCCGAGCGCTTCGAGAACTGGTGGTGCGTGGCCTGCGGCTGGGGAGGAATGGCCAACGGCCAGTTGGCCAACTGGCTGCAGTGCATGGACGTCCAGGTGATCAGCAACAGCGAGTGTGCCAGGTCCTATGGCAATGTGGCCAGCACGGACATGTGCACCCGCCAAACTGATGGAAAGTCTGTATGTGGCGGAGACTCCGGCGGAGCATTGGTCACCCACGACAATCCGATGCAGATTGGAGTGATTACTTTCGCCTCTGCGGGCTGCAAGAGTGGACCTTCCGGCTACACCAGAGTTACGGATCACTTGGACTGGATACGGGAAAAGTCAGGCATTGCTTACTACTAA
- the LOC6507772 gene encoding serine protease 1, with protein MIKTTPRGGTQLELQHGNHSNLAPSGPDNIIVNGYDAYEGKAPYAVGLRLSNGALGGGSIIGNTWVLTAAHCLTTDSVVVNYGSNRGWDGQIKHTVGKDNFFRPSGFPNTPGNDIGLIRTPHVNFNNLINKVVLPKFSQKGDRFENWWCVACGWGQTGNGQVAKWLQCMDVQVISNTECERTYGKGNVASTIMCTRTTDGKSVCGGDSGGALVTHDNPMQIGVIVFASAGCKGGPSGYTRVTDFLDWIRQISGIAYY; from the exons ATGATAAAAACTACCCCAA GAGGAGGAACGCAACTGGAGCTCCAA CATGGCAATCACTCGAACCTGGCTCCCAGTGGTCCGGATAACATCATCGTCAATGGATACGATGCTTATGAGGGCAAGGCTCCCTACGCGGTGGGTCTCCGTCTGAGCAATGGAGCCTTGGGCGGAGGTTCGATTATTGGCAACACCTGGGTCCTGACCGCCGCCCACTGTCTAACCACCGACTCTGTCGTGGTCAACTACGGATCCAACAGAGGATGGGACGGGCAGATCAAGCACACCGTCGGCAAAGACAACTTCTTTCGTCCTTCGGGCTTTCCCAACACTCCCGGAAATGACATTGGATTGATTCGCACCCCACACGTGAACTTCAATAACCTGATCAACAAAGTAGTCCTGCCCAAGTTCAGCCAGAAGGGGGATCGCTTCGAGAACTGGTGGTGTGTCGCCTGCGGCTGGGGCCAAACCGGAAACGGGCAAGTGGCCAAGTGGCTGCAGTGTATGGATGTCCAAGTGATCAGCAACACGGAGTGCGAGCGAACCTATGGCAAAGGCAATGTGGCCAGCACGATCATGTGCACCCGCACCACGGACGGGAAGTCCGTATGCGGGGGAGATTCCGGCGGAGCACTGGTCACTCACGACAATCCCATGCAGATTGGTGTCATTGTCTTTGCGTCTGCCGGATGCAAAGGAGGTCCATCGGGCTACACTCGTGTTACTGACTTCCTGGACTGGATCCGACAAATATCCGGCATTGCTTATTACTAG
- the LOC6507771 gene encoding peptidyl-prolyl cis-trans isomerase D: MEDPNGHALSSSETDLAVQSSAQKLDGATNETIGYGRLLKPVKADNPIVYMDINIGKEDAGRLIIELRRDVVPRTAENFRALCTGECGVGKMGKPLHYKGTKFHRIKRVFAVQSGDVVNNDGTSGESIYGPVFEDENFELNHNDEGVVSMANYGKPNSNNSQFFITAVGCENLNGINVVVGRVLRGLGIVAEMEQNCNDEGDPTAEIVIRNCGELAPGEDWGIECCDETKDKLPPYPQDWNRKNDKFSSDAVVELLTGIRQSGNHFYQLGRYHEARAKYRKASRYYLYLNKQFGWQQLNHFKKHLGDADLRKIDAFSVVNNINAAAVDLKLGNYASAKYDCSEAIRLDPKCSKAFYRRGQAQRGLKNYEEAINDLKEAHRLLPENKQIVNELNSTKQLLAEYNRQQRNALKNLFA; encoded by the exons ATGGAGGATCCAAATGGCCATGCATTGTCAAGCTCAGAGACTGACTTGGCCGTGCAAAGCTCAGCGCAGAAATTGG ATGGTGCTACCAACGAAACCATTGGGTATGGAAGGTTGCTAAAGCCCGTAAAGGCGGACAACCCAATTGTTTACATGGACATTAATATTGGCAAGGAAGACG CTGGGCGCCTGATAATTGAACTGCGCAGGGATGTTGTTCCCAGGACAGCGGAAAATTTCCGCGCGCTTTGCACTGGCGAGTGCGGTGTAGGAAAAATGGGCAAACCGCTGCACTACAAGGGCACAAAATTTCACAGAATCAAACGCGTGTTTGCCGTTCAGAGTGGGGATGTTGTCAACAATGATGGAACCTCCGGGGAAAGTATCTACGGCCCAGTATTCGAAGACGAGAACTTCGAACTTAAC CACAATGATGAGGGTGTGGTTAGCATGGCGAACTATGGAAAACCCAACTCCAACAACTCCCAATTCTTCATCACTGCCGTGGGTTGCGAAAATCTTAATGGAATTAACGTGGTGGTTGGTCGAGTGTTACGCGGCCTTGGCATTGTTGCCGAAATGGAGCAAAACTGCAACGACGAAGGTGACCCGACCGCAGAGATTGTGATCCGGAACTGCGGCGAATTAGCACCTGGTGAGGATTGGGGCATCGAGTGCTGCGacgaaacaaaagacaaaCTGCCACCATATCCGCAAGACTGGAATCgcaaaaatgataaattttcA TCGGACGCGGTCGTGGAGCTGCTGACGGGCATTCGCCAATCGGGTAATCACTTCTATCAGCTCGGTCGCTATCATGAAGCCCGTGCCAAATACCGCAAGGCTAGTCGCTACTATCTATACCTAAACAAACAGTTCGGCTGGCAGCAGCTGAACCACTTCAAGAAGCACTTAGGTGACGCGGATCTACGCAAGATTGACGCATTCTCAGTGGTGAACAACATCAATGCAGCTGCGGTGGACTTGAAATTAGGAAACTATGCAAGTGCCAAATACGACTGTTCAGAGGCCATTCGCCTGGATCCAAAGTGCAGTAAAGCCTTCTACCGACGGGGACAGGCCCAAAGGGGTCTTAAGAACTACGAGGAGGCCATTAACGATCTGAAGGAAGCCCACAGGCTGCTGCCGGAGAACAAGCAGATCGTGAACGAACTGAACAGCACTAAACAGCTCCTGGCAGAGTACAATCGTCAGCAGCGAAATGCGCTCAAAAACTTATTTGCCTAG
- the LOC6507282 gene encoding odorant receptor 67b, whose amino-acid sequence MEDLLDLELERIDKMPKLGLMWVEYSAYCLGVNIAPRKRSSKYCKLTRIIVGLVNLHIIYSLIAFIMANYHISFEAYVEAVLLTFQLSVGMVKMIHFQNFVEQCANLVFSTESGQVLKSLGIFELDLPKKQELLKALRLILLNNWAIIDRQVMFFFKIVCMPVLYYCCRPYFQYIFDCYIIRDTCEMTLTYPAIVPFIQIGKYEFPSYVIRFFLLQSGPLWCFFAVFGFNSLFVVLTRYESGLIKVLRFLVQNSTSDVLVPRKERVKYLRCCVKLFSRISRHHSQVENLFKYIILVQCSVSSILICMLLYKISTVLEVGWVWMGMIMVYFVTIALEISLYNLSAQKVETQSELLFYDWYNCAWYNESKEFKFMIRMMLLFTRKTFILSVGGFTNLSHKFLVQVFRLSANFFLLLRNMNNK is encoded by the exons ATGGAGGACCTCTTGGATCTGGAGCTTGAGCGCATCGACAAAATGCCCAAATTGGGCCTCATGTGGGTGGAATACAGTGCCTATTGCTTGGGAGTCAATATTGCACCACGAAAACGAAGCTCAAAGTATTGTAAACT GACTCGTATTATTGTGGGTCTGGTTAATTTGCACATTATCTACAGCTTGATAGCCTTTATCATGGCCAATTATCACATCTCCTTTGAGGCCTATGTTGAG GCAGTGCTTCTAACTTTCCAGCTTAGCGTTGGTATGGTAAAAATGATTCATTTTCAGAACTTTGTTGAACAATGTGCTAATTTGGTTTTTTCAACGGAGTCGGGTCAGGTTCTCAAATCGTTGGGAATCTTTGAGTTGG atttaccaaaaaaacaagagcTTCTTAAAGCTTTACGATTAATTTTGCTCAATAATTGGGCGATTATTGATAGACAGGTGATGTTTTTCTTCAAGATTGTTTGCATGCCAGTTCTGTATTATTGCTGCCGACCCTACTTTCAATATATATTTGACTGTTATATAATCAGGGATACGTGTGAAATGACATTAA CCTATCCTGCAATTGTTCCTTTTATACAAATAGGAAAGTACGAATTTCCTTCGTATGTAATTCGATTCTTTTTGTTGCAATCGGGTCCCCTCTGGTGCTTTTTTG CCGTATTTGGTTTCAATAGTCTGTTTGTTGTCCTCACCCGATATGAGTCCGGCTTGATTAAGGTTTTGCGGTTCCTAGTGCAAAATTCAACGTCTGATGTCCTTGTTCCCAGAAAAGAAAGAGTGAAATACCTTCGGTGttgtgtaaagctcttttctCGCATTTCCag gcaTCATAGTCAAGTAGAAAATCTCTTCAAGTATATCATCCTAGTACAATGTTCAGTTAGCAGTATTCTGATCTGCATGCTGCTTTATAAAATCAGCACAGTTTTG GAAGTTGGCTGGGTTTGGATGGGTATGATTATGGTTTATTTTGTGACCATTGCCCTAGAAATTAGCTTGTACAATTTAAGTGCTCAAAAAGTAGAAACTCAG AGTGAACTTCTCTTCTATGACTGGTACAATTGCGCCTGGTACAATGAGTCCAAAGAATTCAAGTTTATGATCAGAATGATGCTCCTCTTCACCCGAAAAACTTTTATCTTGAGCGTGGGCGGATTTACCAATCTCTCCCACAAGTTTCTAGTTCAG GTCTTTCGATTGAGCGCCAATTTCTTTTTGTTACTACGGAatatgaataataaataa